Part of the Salminus brasiliensis chromosome 2, fSalBra1.hap2, whole genome shotgun sequence genome, TTTCTGTTTAGGTATTAACCAAGCATGACACTGTTTGGTGCTTGGTCTTCCAGTAGTCATGAAAATGACTGTAGAATGTCATAGCACCACCTACTGTACTGAAGCACCCATAAGTGACAGCCTAAATGAAAGTGCTCATGAAATTGGGCTTTTGGGGCAACCCTGGCAACCTTTGTGTTGCTAAACTCTCGCAAACCCTGCTTAGCCGTTTTTTAATTTGACTTCGCAATTAAATTACTGTCAAACAGTTCCCCAAGCACAGATAGAGGTTAGAACAATCAGGTGACAATCCACTGCTGACAAACTATACACACTGGACAAAGCGCCAGTGTCCAGGGAAACTCCTATGTTCCTATATCACTATGTAACAAGTAAAATCACACAGATACACAAGAATTGCTGGAATTACATATACTGACATTTCATGGGTAGATTCAATAAGGattttgtgtgtgcgtgtgtattgtttgctgtgtttgtgcaggGGCCAGAAGACTATGTTGTCCCTGTAGCCGGGCCTGAGGAAGGAAAGCAGATTCAGGCCAAGCTGGAGAGGATCTGGACAATTCTTTGTCTGCCTGAGACGCAGAGGCTGGACATGGCCATCAAATACAGCACTCGTGCTCACAGGGATGAGCTGGGAGAGGTAGATCATGGTGGAATCTCATCTTTTGTTTTATCActaacacagctgggactgaAACTATACGCTTTGATATGTTAATTCCAACaacaattaatatttatttaaaaattacGATCGATCTAAATGACAGATCTGTCAGTACAGCAGAGGGTTATGTGGCTTTAACATGTATGACTACTTTTTAAACATGTTCAGTACACTTTAACAATAATGCAGTAATACTGAAAACTGTGCGTAAATGGCAATATATTATGCTAAATTATTTTTCCTAATaaatgtgtgatgtgtgtgtatgtatgtgctgTTAGGTAACAGCAGCATGGGAGCAGGCTGCTCAGCTGATCCAGCAGAGGGAATGTTTGTTGTCGCAGCTGGAAAAGTTTGAGATGGTGGCATCAGACCCCAGCAGGTTCTTCCAGCATGGTACATTTTAGTAGTGTCTGAGATGTATCCTGCGATCAGGATTTCATAAATTAGTAGtttatgtattcatttttatatttccaTAATTATATGCTATATAGACGGGTATGGCTTAACCAAACAAAGCACTTTTTCAGGGCCTGCCCTGCCGCTCTCTTACGAAATACTCTTCTACAAGCAAAACTTGTAGAATTTCTAagcaacaccaacaacaaaaaaaagcctaGTCATTTGATGGGGTAAATAGGGGGTAAGTAGCTtttgcagcaacagatgagctacaaCCACTGTAAATCTACAAAGTCCACAAAGTCCAGTCTACAATGTGTGTAGGTAAAAGATAGGCAATTAACTGGCAAGTTACAAGGTGTATTATACACCCTGTCTTTTTTGTGTCAAGGTCACCGGGGCAGCTCTGCTGCCAGAATGACAGAGGCAACGCACAGGGAGAAACTGGAGTGTCAGATAGCAGCTGTAGATAAGGTGCTGTCCAAGACTATCCATCACATATCAGTGACCTACAACGACACTGTAACTTATAAGGTGAGTAACATCTTTGCTTCTGCACAACCAGTTTCTATTGGGCTGTTATAGCGTATTCTCAATCCAGCCACACATAACAGTTATTGTATATAAGCCTGAACTTCTTAGTATCCAGACTGCAGGTGATGCAGGTAATTCGGTACTGTTGCAGGGACGACCATACCGGGAAAAGATGCGTTGGGACCGCACTGAGATGCTCTACTGGCTGCAGCAGGAGAGACGGGTTCAGGCGCTGAAGAAGCTGGTGGGAGGGCGGGCTAGCCTGTGTGCTAGACTACCTCCTCTTCAAATGACTGATAActgttaaaatatatacattttaaatggtAAATTTCATGgtaaacattaataaactaccacaaaaaaataaattactaGTGACTAGTGTATGACTAGGGCAGTGCCTGAGCCCACACCATCATACTAAATGATATGTACAGTGCTTACTAAAATGTCTGGGACAAATGCTTGATTAATATTTTTCGTGATCCACAAAAAATCTACTCGCACAATTTTCagaggtaaaggtgcacgtatttgtcactgtacagtgtacagcgaaatgtgtcctccgcatttaacccatctggtagtgaacacacactcacacacacacacacgttaggggcagtgagtacacacacacacccagagcagtgggcagccaactccagcgcccggggagcagagagggtaaagggccttgctcaagtggcagcttgccgagcccgggaatcgaacccacaaccctgttattgacagcccggagctctaaccactgagccaccactgccactgaACAGGTCCTAATGATGCTATACATTGTAATGCTATACATTGTAGTTTTGATTATGTAAAAATTATGGACATTTTTCAGCACTTAATGTGTTAAATAGCTAATCACAGCTAGATTCATAGGCTTTTTGGTCATCTTTGGTGTCCGGTTCTGCTGTTTCACAACAGGAGAACCTGATCCGTGCCGATGACAGTCAAAGGAATTATAATTAGAGACATCTTAAGCATTGGACATTTTACTTGtataaaaaaatgcattatGGAATATCTACCGTTTGGACTGATTGTGCATAGGATGTAGGGCTCAGATGTGCCTGCATGTGCCTAAGGCTAGAGGTAATGCCAAAGATGGAGACCTCGGCTTGTGCCAGTAGGTGGTGGTATACCCGTTCCTTATCAAACTgaacagaagcagaaaaagaaaCCTCCCATCGCTGCCAGCAAGCAAAGCTAAGCAGCCTGTTTTCTTCACAACGCTCTCCGGCTTCATTAGGACCTGTTCAGTTCGAGCTGACCGAATTCTGGACAAAGGCGAGATAGAGGGGCAGACACGGGTACGTTCCTCGTCAGCGATGCTGACAACGTCGTAAGCTCATGCTATCCATTCGTAACGCCCTGCTAGCActtggttagctagctagctagcctgaACACATCGGTTTGAGGGGTGGTGTTTGGACACTGACAAGCACAGTTCTGTCACAACAGGCTCCTAAACACTGCAGTTAGCAGCTAACTAGATACATGTCGTAGCTGAGAAGCATCTAGCCAGCTAGATAGCTATAGCTATTTGCAGGTAACGCTATCTTAAGCTGGCAGCTAACGTTAGCTTAGCACAGCTATTGAGCTAACGCACAAAACCGACAGTCGAGCCATAGGAGCAAAAACTCTCCAAACGTGTCAGACAAGCTATTTTTCTGGAttggaaaaatatatacatttaattaaaatcagGCGGTTTGTTTACTTTTCGTTTATTTACGATATTATTGCTGAGTAGACATGAATTAGTGCTCTGCAGAAAGTGTCCCTCAGCTGAAGTGTTTACTTGACCTCCCTCAACTTGTGAGTGACCGGCCGTATTTAAAAGTCCACCGAGTCCAGCAGCAAAGCTTTGCTCTCGATCACATCTTCCAGCCACTTTTCTCGGAACCTCGTGCTCCCCGGCCTGTGTACCGTCTTGTTTGACTCCACTAGGAAGTGGACCTCCACGGGCAGGGTGCGGGGTTTGGTCTTGGAGCTCCCGACGATGAAGTGAACAGCCGCGGTGCTTCTGGGAATGGGAGTGCGGCTGGTAGGGAGGCTCCACAGGGCTCTGTAGTGGAACTGCGTTTGAAACTCCAGCTCTCTTTCTTGGAGGAAGCAGACGCTGGATTTCCAGCTGTGGTGCATCTCCCACGTCCTCATGTACTCTTCGATCTGGGCTCTGCCCCGCTCCGCGGTGAAGTCTCTGCAGGAGACCCAGTCGATGTTTCTTATCTCGTAGCCGGGCTGTTCCCTCTCCCCGGAGCTCTGGGGGCAGCTCAGTGCGCTGTGGGCGCTGTCCAGCACAGCGTTTACGAACTCGGTTGCTCTCAGTTCGAGGACCCTGGCGCCCGGTTCCGTCTCCATCGCCCTGTGGCGCGCTTAAGTTGGGTCGTACTGCGCTCTGAGTTTGGAGGACGAGTGGCGTTGTGTGTTTCCATGGAGACCGATGTTGCATCCGGGGATTTGGAGGTGGTTTAAAACGTTGAATCGACGAAAACGTAGAATTGCAAAAAACGTGTTAGCCCAGGATTGATAGCTATATCTTCTGTGCTGAAAATGGCTTTAGCAAATTAAAGGATTGAGTTGTAATAACGATAAATTAACCACAATATAatcataaattatttttttagtcAAACATTTAACTTTAAATTAACTTATAATtgactattaaaaaaataaagaacaaatAATTAGAGCATTGACTTCCAATTGGCATCCGGATCAAATCAGAATTTGTCAAATACATGGTATAAGTAGGACAACCAGTAGTGAAATGCGCTGATGACTGCCTGATCACATTAAACAAGGTAAAACAGATGGGATGTATAAAATATAAGgatcaaaagcaaaaaaaaaaaaaaaaggtaaaaatatagaaatgggtataactatatatacactgaattgACAAATGCATTGGGGCACTACTTCTAATGATtcaattcaggtgtttcattcagtcccattgccacaggtgtatataaacaagcaaacattcaaacatttgtctgcctttacaaacatttaagaaaaaaaaggactCACTGAATTTCAGCAGGCTACTGTAATACCACCATTGCAACGAGTTACATTTTTTCACTTCTTAATATTCCAAGATCAGCTGTGGGTGGTGGTATTGAAAAGTCCCAAAGTTATAGAGCAGGATTCAGAGTCGCCAAAGCTTTGCTGACTCCATAATTGCAGAAGTCCAAACCTTCAGAAATataaacacacaaccacacacacacacacattaatacagTGGCAATAAttagtatgtgaaccctttgaaattgtctgtttttctgcattgatttgttATAAATTGTGATCTGGTCCTCATCCAAGTCAAGCATATTaacaaatataatgtaatattaaaataataac contains:
- the akap14 gene encoding A-kinase anchor protein 14, producing METEPGARVLELRATEFVNAVLDSAHSALSCPQSSGEREQPGYEIRNIDWVSCRDFTAERGRAQIEEYMRTWEMHHSWKSSVCFLQERELEFQTQFHYRALWSLPTSRTPIPRSTAAVHFIVGSSKTKPRTLPVEVHFLVESNKTVHRPGSTRFREKWLEDVIESKALLLDSVDF